The genomic stretch TTTTGAGCGGACTTGCTGAGATAATGCTGCTTTAGCCAGATCACGGCAGAACTAGAGGTGGCTTGAGGACCATTAATTTCATATGTCTGAATATCACGGTTATCATATCGGTGTAATGAGGAACGCGGGAGTATAGATGCCCCAAAACCGGAAGCTACAAGTTCTACCAATATCCCTATATCGGAACATTCCCCGACAATAGCAGGAGAGAGTCCCCGAGCATGAAATTGATCCAAGATTAAATGATAGAGTCCAAGTCCCTCCGTGCTAGGGAGGATAAGTGGATATTCCGAAATGGCCTCATAGGAAATAGCACCGTTTGCTGTGACCGATTGAGGCGGGGAATCCTCTTTTCCTGTGACAAAGTATAAAGGTTCTGCGCCTACAATCGCGTAATCATAATCTTCAAGTGAAATGGGGAGGCGCACAATCGCTACATCAAGGATCTTTTCTTTTACTAGCTTAGCAAGTGTGTTTGTCTCATTCTGCTGAATTTTGAAGGTTACTTTGGGATAAAGGGTGCGAAACGTACTCAAAATCTCAGGGAGCCGCTCATCAGATAGTGTATTAATTCCAATAGAAAGTTTACCTCGTACACCAATTCCCGATTCTTTCACTTCGGCTTTCGCTTCTTCCATCATCCGTGTGATGCTGAGTGCATGCTCATACAGTGTTTTACCTGCAGAGGTAATCTCAAGGTGTCGTCCATTTCGATGAAACAGCGTTACACCGAGTTCCGTTTCCATCATCTTTAGCTGCTGACTAAGCGGAGGCTGAGACATGTGGAGTCTCTGTGCAGCGGAAGTCACCTGCAGTTCTTCTGCAAGCGCGATAAAATAACGTAATTGCTTAATATCCATAGGTAAGCTCTCCTTGTCGATATCTATATGAATTCCATATACTTTTGCAAGGTATTAAATATTTTTAATATAGTTATGCTCATGATACCATACAAACATAGCATAGCGATGGAGGGATAATGTGAGGTTGCCTGGAGCAGGAATCATTTGTGTACTTGTACTCATGCTTTTAGGTTGTAATCATCCTTCGAATGAACCATCTAGGGAAGAAGTAAACAAGGAAGGTGGAGAAGTGATGCCAACAGAACTAATCAAGGCAGCTGAACGTGGTGAAACAGACCGAGTCTTAGCATTAGTGGAATCAGGTGTAGATATAAATACAACAGATGCCAAAGGACGGACAGCGATCCTGGCAGCGACTCATAACGATAAGCAAGATACGTTAAAAGCATTGATTGATGCAGGGGCCGATCTCAATCTCCAGGATCAACGGAATGACAATCCACTGCTCTATGCAGGTGCCGAGGGCAAGTTAGAGATCGTGAAGCTAATGGTGGAAGCTGGGGCGAATACCCGCATAACGAATCGTTTTGGCGGCACTGCCCTTATTCCTGCTGCTGACCGAGGTCATGTGGAGATTGTAGAGTATTTACTTCAGCATTCGGATGTAGATATTGATCATGTCAACAATTTAGGATGGACTGCTCTGCTTGAAGCTGTCATTCTTGGCGATGGCGGGGTAAACCATACCCAAATTGTGAAACTGCTTGTCTCTCATGGAGCGGATGTTAATCTGGCCGACAGTGATGGGGTTACGCCTTTACAGCATGCCAAGAGGCATGGTTACACCGAAATGATTTCCATTTTAGAACAGGCAGGGGCTAAATAAAGATATACAAAGATATACAAAGATTATGTAATTATGATGGTGAAAGATGGGAAATAGAAATGATGGAACAGTTGAAATCAAGATATTCATTTAGTGTGCTGCTTGCCGGTGTGCAGTGGCTTTTCTTTTTGTTTACAAACACAGTTATGGTACCACTATCCATTGGTCATGCACTTGGGCTTGCGCCGGGTGAGATTGCTGGGTCGATGCAGCGTTCCTTCATACTGACCGGAATTCTCTGTATCGTACA from Paenibacillus polygoni encodes the following:
- a CDS encoding ankyrin repeat domain-containing protein; protein product: MPTELIKAAERGETDRVLALVESGVDINTTDAKGRTAILAATHNDKQDTLKALIDAGADLNLQDQRNDNPLLYAGAEGKLEIVKLMVEAGANTRITNRFGGTALIPAADRGHVEIVEYLLQHSDVDIDHVNNLGWTALLEAVILGDGGVNHTQIVKLLVSHGADVNLADSDGVTPLQHAKRHGYTEMISILEQAGAK
- a CDS encoding LysR family transcriptional regulator, whose amino-acid sequence is MDIKQLRYFIALAEELQVTSAAQRLHMSQPPLSQQLKMMETELGVTLFHRNGRHLEITSAGKTLYEHALSITRMMEEAKAEVKESGIGVRGKLSIGINTLSDERLPEILSTFRTLYPKVTFKIQQNETNTLAKLVKEKILDVAIVRLPISLEDYDYAIVGAEPLYFVTGKEDSPPQSVTANGAISYEAISEYPLILPSTEGLGLYHLILDQFHARGLSPAIVGECSDIGILVELVASGFGASILPRSSLHRYDNRDIQTYEINGPQATSSSAVIWLKQHYLSKSAQKLIELLTSSSSISTYN